In the genome of Botrytis cinerea B05.10 chromosome 5, complete sequence, one region contains:
- the Bcsti1 gene encoding Bcsti1 — translation MADALKAAGNKAIAEKNFDEAVAKFTEAIAIEPENHILYSNRSAAYASKRDFENSLKDAEQCTSIKPDWAKGWGRVGTAKQSLGDLLGAHDAYEEALKLDANYAVATKGLAQVKKSIDAEAKADGVKGDPTEGLGNMFSDPQLITKLAANPKTAKFLSDPTFMSKLQQIKSNPGNTQELFSDPRMIQVLGVLMGVDMSFADSGAFGGAPGADGASAPKEAEEDIQMPDVRPSSQEPQAKKAKTEPEPEPEDEEAAEKKKAKAEADEEKRLGTEQYKKKNFDEAIAHYSKAWEIYKDITYLNNLGAAYFEKGEYEEAIKACEKAVEEGREIYADFKMIAKSYARIGTSYEKMGDLPKAIENYNKSLTEHRTPDVVNKLRAAEKNKIDSARKAYIDPAKAEEARELGNQKFKESDWPGAVEAYSEMIKRAPEDPRGYSNRAASFIKLLEFPSALEDCDKAISKDSKFVRAYIRKAQAYFGMRDYSKSLDACNEASEADVTKANAREIEQQQQKAVTAMYSARENETEEQTKERLSRDPEIQRIMGDPVMQSILQQAQNDPAALQEHMKNPQIRSKIQQLIAAGVIRVGR, via the exons ATGGCGGACGCATTAAAAGCTGCTGGCAACAAAGCCATTGCAGAGAAGAACTTCGACGAGGCTGT TGCAAAATTCACCGAAGCCATTGCTATCGAACCAGAAAACCACATTCTATACTCTAATAGATCGGCTGCATATGCTTCAAAACGAGACTTTGAAAACTCCTTAAAGGATGCTGAACAGTGCACGAGTATCAAGCCTGACTGGGCCAAGGGATGGGGCAGAGTCGGTACTGCTAAGCAAAGTTTGGGAGATCTCTTGGGAGCGCACGATGCTTACGAAGAGGCTTTGAAGCTTGATGCAAATTATGCGGTTGCTACCAAGGGTTTGGCACAAGTCAAGAAGTCTATCGATGCAGAGGCTAAAGCAG ATGGTGTAAAGGGTGATCCAACAGAAGGATTGGGAAATATGTTTAGTGATCCACAACTCATCACTAAACTGGCAGCAAACCCCAAGACAGCCAAGTTCCTCTCAGACCCAACCTTCATGTCAAAACTTCAGCAAATCAAGTCTAACCCAGGCAATACTCAAGAACTTTTCTCGGATCCACGTATGATTCAAGTCTTGGGTGTTCTGATGGGTGTCGACATGTCTTTCGCCGATTCGGGTGCTTTCGGTGGCGCCCCAGGTGCTGATGGTGCTTCCGCGCCCAAGGAGGCTGAAGAGGATATCCAAATGCCAGATGTGCGTCCAAGCTCGCAAGAACCACAAGCCAAGAAGGCCAAGACTGAGCCGGAACCGGAGccagaggatgaggaggctgctgaaaagaagaaggcaaagGCTGAGGCCGACGAGGAAAAGAGACTTGGTACCGAACAgtacaagaagaagaactttGATGAGGCTATTGCGCATTACAGCAAGGCTTGGGAAATTTACAAGGATATCACGTATCTTAACAATCTCGGCGCTGCATATTTCGAGAAGGGAGAGTATGAAGAGGCCATCAAGGCATGTGAGAAGGCTGTTGAAGAGGGACGAGAGATCTATGCCGATTTCAAGATGATTGCTAAATCATACGCCCGTATCGGAACTTCTTATGAGAAGATGGGAGATTTACCAAAAGCCATTGAGAACTACAACAAGTCGCTCACTGAACACCGTACCCCTGATGTCGTCAACAAACTCCGTGCCGCggagaagaacaagattGATAGTGCCAGAAAGGCTTACATTGACCCAGCAAAGGCTGAAGAGGCCCGTGAACTCGGAAACCAAAAGTTCAAGGAGTCAGATTGGCCTGGAGCCGTCGAAGCTTACAGTGAGATGATTAAGCGTGCTCCAGAGGATCCAAGAGGTTACAGCAACCGTGCAGCTTCTTTCATCAAGCTTCTTGAATTCCCTTCTGCTTTGGAAGATTGCGACAAAGCAATCTCCAAGGATTCTAAGTTTGTCAGAGCATACATCCGAAAAGCACAAGCATACTTCGGCATGAGAGATTACTCCAAATCTCTTGATGCTTGTAACGAAGCTAGCGAGGCTGATGTTACAAAGGCTAATGCTAGAGAAATTGAGCAGCAACAGCAGAAAGCTGTTACTGCCATGTACAGTGCCAGAGAGAATGAGACTGAGGAACAAACTAAGGAGAGACTTTCAAGAGACCCCGAG ATTCAAAGAATCATGGGTGATCCAGTCATGCAAAGCATTCTCCAACAAGCTCAAAACGACCCTGCGGCTCTTCAAGAGCATATGAAGAATCCACAAATCAGATCCAAGATCCAGCAACTTATCGCTGCCGGTGTCATTCGTGTAGGAAgatga